DNA from Lactobacillus sp. ESL0791:
AAATAATTTTCAACTTTTCTTATATGTTTTTTTATTATCTTCATCGCCAGCCTCCTTATCTGAACTTTTTTGCTTAATTTATTATAAATATATGTGTTTTAATGTGCATTGTGTTCAATTAACAATTATAAAGTGTTATCAGGTGATTTTATCGAACGTTCGTATTTACAGTATAGCACTTATACTAACAATATTCAATTTTGAAAATTATAAATTCAGAATTTTCTTTTCAGTTATCAATCTGCTATTCTTAACTTAGAAATTATTTGATTAACTACGTCTTCAATAGTTATAAGATCGATCACAAACCATTCTCTTGGTTGAATCATTTTTCCATTTGGTGCGGGAATTTCAACATTTAAACGATATTCACTAAGAGCATGATGAATCGCAGTTTCTAGAGATTCAGGATTAAGATTGACAATTTTTATCTCCTCCACAATTTTTACTGGAGCATAAAGGTATGTTGATTCATTTTCAGCATTAGCAATTCGCTTTTGTACCGATCCACTTGTAAATCCTACTTTATAAAGAGAATGATTTGCTTGAATTTGTTTAACAACAGCATTATTACTTTTCGATTCTAAAATGTAAACATAACCTGTAACATGATCATCCGAAGTAAACTTAAAAGTGTCATCAGGTTCAGTTATTACTTTACCGTGACGTCCATAAAGAGAAGCCATCAATCCATTTCGTAAAGGAAAGTTTTCAGTTCCGTTATCGTATATTACATGAAGTCGAGCATTTGTTCGCCTATTACTTTTATTATGTTCTTCAAATTCATCTCCAATAGATTCTATATAGAGAAGTTGACCGTTCAATACATAAAAACCATGTTCAACTAATTCATTATTTCTAAAAGGCAACAATTGCCTTTTACCAGAAGAAATATCAGCTTGCAATTGCTTAAATAATTGTTTAAATTTAGAAAATTCTTCCATTGTTTTTCGTTGAGAAATTCTATCTGGTTCATTTTCTCGTTCACGTTTTACTTCATTCAATTTTTTAGTATCAAATAGTTTTTGATTGCCTGAACTCCGACTATCAGAAAATAATACAGAATCATCATTAAGAATCTCATCTAAACTGTTAAATGTTTGCTTTTCTTTTTTTATTTGAGTACGAACATTTTGAGAAGAATTATTTTTTAACAACCCCTGCTTGTCATAAGGCTTCAAGAATGCAATACGTTCCTCATCTCCACGAATTCCGGCCAATCGACTTGCCAACTTTCGTTCATTCAACCTTGATACATCTTTTGTTTTTTCAGGTTCCCTGTTATATTTAGCAACCCAATCTTCAAGCTCTATAAAATCCTCAATTTTTGGATCATAAGTAACTTCTTCTTTTTTAGGCTTAGATAAAACTAATTTATCAAAATCTGAATCATTAAATATATCATCCAATGAACGAAGCAAATTTTTAGTCATTTTGTATCCTTCTTGCCTTCAAATCTGCTAATTTTGCTAACGCATATGCCATTCTGACCTCTAAATCATCTTTTGAATTTTTATCAGGCTTTCGATTATTTTTGGCAACAAATTCTTTTGCTTTATTATATAAGTAAACTAATTCATCATTATCAAAATCATATTTATGAGCATCAATTGAGCGTTCAATAACACGTAATGTTTCCGAATCAATATTTTGAGACATTACATCATAAGCACGCTGAAACGGATTAATCTTATCTATTAAGTTAATGTCCAAATCATCAACATTAATAAATTTGTCCGCCATTCGCAGAAATTGATTAGTGTTACCTTGACTATCTTGAGTCTGATCCACTTTAGCATGACGTAAGACAGTGTCTGCTACGACATGCTGACGAACTTCATCCACCTCTTCGTTAGATAAATCTGGATAACGCTTCATAATGACTTTAGGAATAAGAACCTTGTTCATTGTTTCAGCAGAAGTATTTACTGCAATTCCTTCTTTTACCTTATCATCCTGCAGAACTGCAGCTTTTAAATCAGGCATATCATTTTCAATAATACTTACAACACGTGGTGTCGATGGTTCTTTAAAGCCACCAATAATAATATCTGCACCATTTTCAGCTTTTTGGTGAGGATGCTTACGTCTCTTCAAATGAATTTCTGGTGCCAAAACTTGCTCCATTAATAAGGAAGCTGTAATTGCTTTAAGAATCTGATTAACTGCATACTGAACATCACTATTTTTAGCATCAGGCTGCTCAATCATATTAGTAAATTGTGCATGAGTCTTATTCGAACTATCACGCGTAACTCTTCCAATAATTTGAACAATTTCAGTTAACGACCGGCGATAACCAATTGTGAGAGCTTGCTCAGCCCAGGGCCAATCAAAACCCTCTTTTGCTAAATTAAGAGCAATAATAATATCTAAGTCATCTGGTCTACTCAAAGTTCTCAGATACTCTTGAACTTTGTCACGACCATCTTCATTAACTAAATCTGCTACTTTTAAAATTTTGCCTGTCGTCTTAGCCTTTACCGTATAAATACCAGTATTTTCATCCCGATTAATTATTATTCCTATCGCATCAATAATTTCGTCAACTTCATCATACTTATCTTTAGTTGATTCACCAGAATTAACACTAGGAATATGAATTATTGTCTTTTTAGTTGTATCCAATGCTTCATCTAATGCATCTAAATATATTCCTTGATAAAACTTATAATCAATGCCAAATGACTTTAAATATTTATAGCCATCGAGTTGCTCATAATATGTATAATTAATCTTATCAAATTCTTGCTCATCTTCTGGAGAGAGAATCGGAGCTGAGTCTCCTCTAAAATAGGAACCTGTCATGGCCAAAATATGAGCAGAAGAATTATGCATAATATTCTTTAACGCATTGCCTAAAACCGAACTATCTTCTGAAGAAACATGGTGAAATTCATCAATAGCAATTAAAGTATTATCGAATTTATGATCATCCGCTATTTTTTCATAAGCAAAACGTAAAGTTGCATGTGTACAAATCAAAATTTTGCTGTTATCAGAACTTAGAAATTTAATTAATTTTTTAACTTTACCAGCATCCCCACCAGGTAAGGTTAAATCATACTCAGAATCAACTTTCCAATCTTCATAAAATCCTTGAGCAGTAAGATTAGTATCTTTAAAAGATCGACCAATTGAACGTTCTGGTACAGCAACTATCACTTTTTTTATTCCTTGATTAGCCAGTTTATCTAATGCAACAAACATCAAAGCACGGGATTTACCAGAAGCAGGTGGTGCCTTAACCAAAATATACTTTGAATTTCGGTGTTGATACACACGAGCCTGCATTTCACGCATACCTAATTCATCAGTACTGGTACTTTTGCCAGTTTGATGATAATTTATTGAAACTACATCTTTATTTTTCATGACTTATATCCTATTTTTTATCACAATCAATTAAGAATTTTAAAATTGTATAACTTAGATTCATAATAAATCGATTTTCGGATCCATCTAAATTATCTATAGCTTTACTATTATTAATATGTTTTACATTATGATTTTGAATTTTACTATAAATATCCAAACTACGAATCAACAAATTTCTGATTTCAATATCGCAATTATGTTCTTTTAGCCAATTTCCTAAATTATTAGTTTGATTTTCCAATGATTTGTCATTTTTCACAAGATACTTAATTAATAATTCAATTGTCAATCTAGCCGAATCTAGAGCTTCTCTATTATTACCATTATCAAATAATGAATAACATTTAGACCAAACTTCTTGAATATCTTTAGGATAATCCAGTAATAATTGAGACATTTTAAAACGAGACGATTTTTCATCATAATTTTCATCAAGCTGATTGATTTTTTGAAGAAGAACTGCGTCAGACTTTACTTCAGTACAACTTCTCACCCCAAGTAAAAAATCTACAATTTGACTACTATACATTGAAGTTAAATTATCTGATAAAATTTCTAATTTATTTTCATACGAATCCTCCGTAGAATACCTAATCCAAATTGGAAGATTATCTAACCCATAATCATTTGCAAACAATTTCAGTAAACTAATAATTCGATTTGCCGAAAGAGTATTAGCCAACCTATCTTGAATCTCATCAACTAAAGCAAAATCAAAATTTTCATTTTCCATTCCAGTTTCTCCCGAAAATTATTTTTTAGCTACTTTTTCTTGATACATTTTAAGTAATAAACTTAATCGTTCATTATCATCTTTAAAGTCATGATCACTGTATGCTCTATCTACAATCTGATCTAATTCTTGATGTGCTTTCAGTAGCCTAGCATTCATAGGTTTAGGATTTTTAGCAGCTAGTGGTGAACCATATAAATCAGCTAATGTTCCACCTTCTTCTTCTCGAATATCCAAAATTTCATAAACTTTATCTTTTATTTCATTTTTTCTTCTAGTAGAAATATTTGGTACAGGAAAAGTATTATAAACTAAGGTTGCTGAATACCTGTAACTTGTTCCTAACCTACCACAAACAGCTTTCATCCAAGTCATATGCATTCTAGATTCTAAAAGTCCAAAAAGCCAAAAAGATCCTTCATATATACAATAATTTCCATTTGAAGATACTACATTTTCGCCAACTATAATCATCGGAACGTAATATCTATTTTCAGAAGAAACAGCTGGAAGCAAAATTGTAAAATCACTTTTTTTCCACCTTACTTCTCCAAAAAGTTCTGGATGAGCTGAAAGTAATCTAGTTGCTTTTTTCTTACTTTTCAAGCGAAAGTTTTTAACTAAATCCATTTTATCAGTAATATATTTAATTTTTTCAAAGCCATTATCTTTGTTATATAGCCATAAGCAATACCTTTTCCCTCCTCTAATTAATTCAGCTGAGCTCAAAAATATTTTTACATATTTTTTTACTTCAAAACTTACATTCTTAAATTCACTTTCACTTAATATCAAAAATCCACCATCTGTCGGCTTAGATCCTAAAAGCATTTCTGGTAAAGTATCACTTTTAAATTTCTTCTTTATAAAAATATTTTCAGAGTTTGTAAGATATGGTGAAATATTTTGAACTAATAATTTTTTATCTTGATTATAAATAAATTTATTTTCCACGACGTGTGCATTGTCTACACCTATA
Protein-coding regions in this window:
- a CDS encoding GIY-YIG nuclease family protein, which codes for MTKNLLRSLDDIFNDSDFDKLVLSKPKKEEVTYDPKIEDFIELEDWVAKYNREPEKTKDVSRLNERKLASRLAGIRGDEERIAFLKPYDKQGLLKNNSSQNVRTQIKKEKQTFNSLDEILNDDSVLFSDSRSSGNQKLFDTKKLNEVKRERENEPDRISQRKTMEEFSKFKQLFKQLQADISSGKRQLLPFRNNELVEHGFYVLNGQLLYIESIGDEFEEHNKSNRRTNARLHVIYDNGTENFPLRNGLMASLYGRHGKVITEPDDTFKFTSDDHVTGYVYILESKSNNAVVKQIQANHSLYKVGFTSGSVQKRIANAENESTYLYAPVKIVEEIKIVNLNPESLETAIHHALSEYRLNVEIPAPNGKMIQPREWFVIDLITIEDVVNQIISKLRIAD
- a CDS encoding DEAD/DEAH box helicase; the protein is MKNKDVVSINYHQTGKSTSTDELGMREMQARVYQHRNSKYILVKAPPASGKSRALMFVALDKLANQGIKKVIVAVPERSIGRSFKDTNLTAQGFYEDWKVDSEYDLTLPGGDAGKVKKLIKFLSSDNSKILICTHATLRFAYEKIADDHKFDNTLIAIDEFHHVSSEDSSVLGNALKNIMHNSSAHILAMTGSYFRGDSAPILSPEDEQEFDKINYTYYEQLDGYKYLKSFGIDYKFYQGIYLDALDEALDTTKKTIIHIPSVNSGESTKDKYDEVDEIIDAIGIIINRDENTGIYTVKAKTTGKILKVADLVNEDGRDKVQEYLRTLSRPDDLDIIIALNLAKEGFDWPWAEQALTIGYRRSLTEIVQIIGRVTRDSSNKTHAQFTNMIEQPDAKNSDVQYAVNQILKAITASLLMEQVLAPEIHLKRRKHPHQKAENGADIIIGGFKEPSTPRVVSIIENDMPDLKAAVLQDDKVKEGIAVNTSAETMNKVLIPKVIMKRYPDLSNEEVDEVRQHVVADTVLRHAKVDQTQDSQGNTNQFLRMADKFINVDDLDINLIDKINPFQRAYDVMSQNIDSETLRVIERSIDAHKYDFDNDELVYLYNKAKEFVAKNNRKPDKNSKDDLEVRMAYALAKLADLKARRIQND